In Pseudomonas sp. R76, one genomic interval encodes:
- a CDS encoding GlcG/HbpS family heme-binding protein, giving the protein MSALTLKLATQLASQALTAGRTISAAPLTIAVLDGGGHLVTLQREDGASLLRPQIAIGKAWGAIALGKGSRLLALDAQQRPAFIAALNSLGQGSVVPAPGGVLIRDQQGLVLGAIGISGDTSDIDEQCAITAIEAVGLLADAGVSA; this is encoded by the coding sequence ATGAGCGCTTTAACCTTGAAACTCGCCACCCAACTGGCCAGCCAGGCCCTCACCGCAGGCCGCACGATTTCAGCCGCGCCGTTGACCATTGCGGTGCTCGACGGCGGCGGCCACTTGGTCACCCTGCAACGCGAAGACGGCGCCAGCCTGTTACGCCCGCAAATCGCCATCGGCAAGGCCTGGGGCGCGATTGCCCTGGGCAAGGGCTCGCGTTTGCTGGCGCTCGACGCCCAGCAGCGCCCAGCGTTTATCGCCGCCTTGAACAGCCTGGGGCAGGGCAGCGTGGTGCCGGCGCCGGGTGGGGTGTTGATTCGGGATCAGCAAGGCCTGGTGCTGGGGGCGATCGGGATCAGTGGGGATACATCGGATATTGATGAGCAGTGTGCGATTACGGCGATTGAGGCGGTGGGGTTGTTGGCGGATGCGGGGGTGTCTGCTTGA
- a CDS encoding 2-hydroxy-3-oxopropionate reductase, which translates to MAKIGFIGTGIMGEPMAANLQKAGHQLFLSEHHGKAPQALIDAGAVALANPQQVAQEAEFIIVMVPDTPQVDDVLFRKDGVAAGLSPNKVVIDMSSISPTATKAFAAKINETGAQYLDAPVSGGEVGAKAGTLSIMVGGEPQTFERAVALFQSMGKNITLVGGNGDGQTAKVANQIIVALNIQAVAEALLFASKNGADPAKVREALMGGFASSKILEVHGERMIKGTFDPGFRINLHQKDLNLALAGAKELGINLPNTAGTQQVFSTCTAIGGGNWDHSALIKGLEHMANFSIRDK; encoded by the coding sequence ATGGCTAAAATCGGATTTATCGGCACCGGCATCATGGGCGAACCCATGGCTGCGAACCTGCAGAAAGCAGGTCACCAACTGTTCCTCTCCGAACACCACGGCAAAGCCCCGCAAGCCCTGATCGACGCCGGCGCCGTGGCGTTGGCCAACCCGCAGCAAGTGGCGCAGGAAGCCGAATTCATCATCGTCATGGTGCCCGACACCCCGCAGGTCGATGACGTGTTGTTCCGCAAGGATGGCGTCGCGGCTGGCCTGTCGCCGAACAAGGTGGTGATCGACATGAGCTCGATCTCGCCCACCGCCACCAAGGCGTTCGCGGCGAAGATCAACGAAACCGGCGCGCAGTACCTGGATGCGCCGGTGTCCGGTGGTGAAGTCGGCGCCAAGGCCGGCACCTTGAGCATCATGGTCGGTGGCGAGCCGCAGACCTTCGAACGCGCCGTGGCGCTGTTCCAGAGCATGGGCAAAAACATCACGCTGGTCGGCGGCAATGGCGATGGCCAGACCGCCAAAGTGGCCAACCAAATCATCGTTGCGCTGAACATCCAGGCGGTGGCCGAAGCGCTGTTGTTCGCCTCGAAAAACGGCGCCGACCCGGCCAAGGTGCGTGAAGCACTGATGGGTGGCTTTGCCTCGTCGAAGATTCTGGAAGTGCATGGCGAACGCATGATCAAAGGCACCTTCGATCCGGGCTTCCGCATCAACCTGCACCAGAAGGATTTGAACCTGGCACTGGCCGGGGCCAAGGAGCTGGGGATCAACCTGCCGAACACGGCCGGTACGCAGCAGGTGTTCAGCACGTGCACGGCGATAGGTGGCGGCAATTGGGACCACTCGGCGTTGATCAAGGGGCTGGAGCATATGGCGAACTTTTCGATTCGCGATAAGTAA
- a CDS encoding efflux RND transporter permease subunit has translation MNISRPFIERPVATTLMMVAVLLLGLLGYHLLSVSALPEVDYPTIQVFTQYPGASPDVVSSSITAPLERQLGEMPGLKSMNSTSSDGASVVTLQFDLSLSLDVAEQEVQAAINAAGTFLPANLPYPPVYSKVNPADAPVLTLSLTSDVLPLTKVEDLADTRLAQKISQITGVGLVTISGGQRPAVRVEANTSALNSLGLSLDDLRTSLGTANVNQAKGNIDGKFQAYSIGANDQLQSAEEYRDLVIAYKNGAPIRLSQIASSTQGPENPRQAAWTNDTPSIVLNIQRQPGANVIEVVDRVQQLLPKLRASLPGTLKVAVLTDRTQTIRASVTDVQYELGLAILLVVIVIFAFLRNIPATIIPAVTIPLTLIGTLAVAYALGFSLNNLTLMALTIAIGFVVDDAIVMIENITRYLEAGDTPLQAALKGAEQIGFTIISLSIALIAVMIPLLFMGDVVGRLFREFAMTVAVTIVISAVISLTLTPMMCARMLKSKHEERRADFFDRINRHYVRGLDWVLAHRTLTLISVVLTAALTLFTLVIMPKGFFPDQDTGLIQGISQASPTISFQQMQVEQQRLAARILKDPAVQSLSSFVGIDQTNPTINQGNLLINLKPRGERDSSTEVIRRLADANADDAGIRLYLHSVQDLTLDATVSTTSYRLGLQATDPDELEQWTTKLLAAIKQDPMFTDVQSQAMQFGNQIKLTFDRATASRLGITPQAIDDVLYDAFGQRQVSTIYTQLNQYHVVIATDHPPRNLPDLLTGLYVDIPGGGVAPLSSMATMEVVRSPVTINRLGQFPYADVSFNLAPGQTLGAAVTRLQDIEAKVGLPLSVQANLEGAAATFQASLSNQVFLVLAAIVVVYLMLGIFYESFVHPVTILSTLLSAALGALLALLVTGTQFDIIGLIGIVLLIGIVMKNGIMMVDFALELLREGGLSPVEAIRQAAELRFRPILMTSMASLFGAVPLALGTGIGSELRHPLGIAIIGGLLLSQLLTLFSTPVIFLAMHGLGERFSRRSVAVE, from the coding sequence ATGAATATTTCGCGGCCCTTTATCGAACGCCCGGTGGCCACCACGCTGATGATGGTCGCGGTGCTATTGCTCGGCCTGTTGGGTTACCACTTGCTGTCGGTGTCGGCGCTGCCGGAGGTGGATTACCCGACCATCCAGGTGTTCACCCAGTACCCCGGCGCCAGCCCGGATGTGGTCAGCTCTTCGATCACCGCGCCGCTGGAACGCCAGCTCGGCGAGATGCCCGGCCTCAAGTCGATGAACTCCACCAGCTCTGACGGCGCCTCGGTGGTGACCCTGCAATTTGACTTGTCGCTGTCGTTGGACGTGGCCGAACAGGAAGTGCAGGCCGCGATCAACGCGGCGGGTACGTTCTTGCCGGCCAACCTGCCGTACCCGCCGGTGTACAGCAAGGTCAACCCGGCGGATGCGCCGGTGCTGACCTTGTCGCTGACCTCCGACGTGCTGCCGCTGACCAAGGTCGAAGACCTCGCCGACACGCGCCTGGCGCAGAAAATCTCGCAGATTACCGGCGTCGGCCTGGTCACCATCAGCGGCGGCCAGCGCCCGGCGGTGCGGGTCGAGGCCAACACCTCGGCACTCAACAGCCTCGGCCTGTCTTTGGATGACCTGCGTACCTCGCTGGGCACCGCCAACGTCAACCAGGCCAAAGGCAATATCGATGGCAAATTCCAGGCCTATTCCATCGGCGCCAACGACCAGTTGCAATCGGCCGAGGAATACCGCGACCTGGTGATCGCCTACAAAAACGGCGCGCCGATTCGCCTGTCGCAGATCGCCAGTTCCACCCAAGGCCCGGAAAACCCGCGCCAGGCCGCGTGGACCAACGACACGCCGTCCATCGTGCTGAATATCCAGCGCCAGCCCGGCGCCAACGTGATCGAAGTGGTCGACCGTGTGCAGCAACTGCTGCCCAAGCTGCGTGCCAGCCTGCCGGGCACCTTGAAGGTCGCGGTGCTGACTGACCGCACCCAGACCATCCGCGCCTCGGTGACGGATGTGCAGTACGAATTAGGGCTGGCGATTCTGCTGGTGGTGATTGTGATTTTCGCCTTCCTGCGCAACATTCCGGCCACGATCATCCCCGCCGTGACCATCCCGCTGACGCTGATCGGCACCCTGGCAGTGGCCTACGCGCTGGGCTTTTCCCTGAATAACCTGACATTGATGGCGTTGACCATCGCCATCGGTTTTGTGGTCGATGACGCCATCGTCATGATCGAAAACATCACGCGCTACCTGGAGGCCGGAGACACGCCGTTGCAAGCCGCGCTCAAGGGCGCGGAGCAGATCGGCTTCACCATTATCTCGCTGTCCATCGCGCTGATTGCGGTGATGATCCCGCTGCTGTTCATGGGCGATGTGGTTGGGCGGCTGTTCCGTGAATTCGCCATGACCGTGGCGGTGACCATCGTGATTTCGGCGGTGATTTCCCTGACGCTGACGCCGATGATGTGCGCGCGCATGCTGAAGTCCAAACATGAGGAGCGCCGCGCGGACTTCTTCGACCGCATCAACCGCCACTACGTACGTGGCCTGGATTGGGTGTTGGCGCACCGCACCTTGACCCTGATTTCGGTGGTGCTCACCGCCGCGCTGACCTTGTTCACCCTGGTGATCATGCCCAAGGGTTTTTTTCCCGATCAGGACACCGGCCTGATCCAGGGCATTTCCCAGGCCTCGCCGACCATCTCGTTCCAGCAGATGCAGGTTGAACAACAACGCCTGGCCGCGCGGATTCTCAAGGACCCGGCGGTGCAAAGCCTGTCGTCGTTCGTTGGCATCGACCAGACCAACCCGACCATCAACCAGGGCAATTTGCTGATCAACCTCAAGCCACGCGGCGAGCGTGACAGCAGCACCGAAGTGATCCGTCGCCTGGCCGACGCGAATGCCGACGACGCCGGCATCCGCCTTTACCTGCACTCGGTGCAGGACCTGACCCTGGACGCCACGGTGTCCACCACCAGCTACCGCCTGGGCCTGCAAGCCACAGACCCGGATGAGCTGGAGCAGTGGACCACCAAGCTGCTCGCCGCGATCAAGCAAGACCCGATGTTCACCGACGTGCAAAGCCAGGCCATGCAGTTCGGCAACCAGATCAAGCTGACCTTCGACCGCGCCACCGCGTCGCGCCTGGGGATTACCCCGCAGGCCATCGACGATGTGCTCTACGACGCCTTCGGCCAGCGTCAGGTCTCGACCATCTACACCCAGCTCAACCAGTACCACGTGGTGATCGCCACCGACCACCCGCCGCGCAATTTGCCGGACTTGCTCACCGGTTTGTACGTGGACATTCCCGGTGGCGGCGTGGCGCCGCTGTCGAGTATGGCGACCATGGAAGTGGTGCGCTCGCCGGTCACCATCAACCGCCTGGGGCAGTTTCCCTATGCGGACGTGTCGTTCAACCTGGCCCCCGGCCAGACGCTGGGCGCGGCGGTGACGCGCTTGCAGGACATTGAAGCCAAGGTCGGCCTGCCGCTGTCGGTGCAGGCCAACCTCGAAGGCGCGGCGGCGACGTTCCAGGCGTCGCTGTCCAACCAGGTGTTCCTGGTGCTGGCGGCAATTGTGGTGGTGTACCTGATGCTGGGGATTTTCTACGAGAGCTTCGTGCACCCGGTGACGATTCTGTCGACGCTGCTCTCGGCGGCCCTCGGCGCCTTGCTGGCGTTGCTGGTGACGGGCACGCAGTTCGACATCATCGGCTTGATCGGCATTGTGTTGCTGATCGGCATCGTCATGAAAAACGGCATCATGATGGTCGACTTCGCCCTGGAACTGCTGCGCGAAGGCGGCTTGAGCCCGGTGGAGGCGATTCGCCAGGCGGCGGAGCTGCGGTTTCGGCCGATTCTGATGACCAGCATGGCCTCGCTGTTCGGTGCGGTGCCGTTGGCGCTGGGCACCGGCATTGGCTCGGAGCTGCGCCACCCGCTGGGCATTGCGATTATCGGCGGGTTGCTGCTCAGCCAGTTGCTCACGCTGTTTTCCACGCCGGTGATCTTCCTCGCCATGCACGGCTTGGGCGAACGCTTCAGCCGTCGCTCGGTGGCGGTGGAATGA
- a CDS encoding TetR/AcrR family transcriptional regulator gives MSTIRERNKEKILRAASEEFADKGFAATKTSDIAAKAGLPKPNVYYYFKSKDNLYREVLESIIEPILAASTPFNPEGEPSVVLSNYIRSKIRISRDLPFASKVFASEIMHGAPHLSPEQIEQLNAQAKHNIDCIQSWVDRGLIAAIDPNHLMFSIWAATQTYADFDWQISAVTGKAKLDEADYEAAAQTIIRLVLKGCEPD, from the coding sequence ATGAGCACCATTCGCGAGCGCAACAAAGAAAAGATCCTGCGGGCGGCCAGCGAGGAGTTTGCCGACAAGGGCTTCGCCGCGACCAAAACCAGCGACATCGCCGCCAAGGCCGGGCTGCCCAAGCCCAACGTTTACTACTACTTCAAGTCCAAGGACAACCTCTACCGCGAGGTGCTCGAAAGCATTATCGAGCCGATCCTGGCCGCCTCCACGCCATTCAACCCCGAGGGCGAGCCGTCGGTGGTGCTGAGCAATTACATCCGCTCGAAAATCCGCATCTCCCGCGACCTGCCATTTGCCTCCAAGGTATTCGCCAGCGAAATCATGCACGGCGCCCCGCACCTGAGCCCCGAGCAAATCGAGCAGCTCAACGCCCAGGCCAAGCACAACATCGACTGCATCCAAAGCTGGGTGGACCGCGGCCTGATCGCCGCCATCGACCCCAATCACCTGATGTTCAGCATCTGGGCGGCAACGCAGACGTATGCGGATTTTGATTGGCAGATATCGGCGGTAACCGGGAAAGCCAAGCTGGATGAGGCGGATTATGAAGCGGCGGCGCAGACGATTATTCGGTTGGTGTTGAAGGGGTGTGAGCCGGACTGA
- a CDS encoding efflux RND transporter periplasmic adaptor subunit, whose amino-acid sequence MEKSRRRTFAWVVGALLVIALLIGLGLHFFGGTHKGRPPSPGEPVAVVPVVLQDVPVYIDALGTVTPTRSVTVVTQVNGILSSVEFKEGQHVSKGQVIARIDDRALKAQLAVAKGTLAHDQAVLSNAQRDLARYRDLVKAGSTSQQTLDTQASLVQQQQGTVAADQGNVQNLEVQLSYCTITSPVDGVVGLRLVDPGNYVTTASTTGIVVITQMNPATVVFAVPEDDLGAINQAMSHGSVTVLAYDRNKKSLLATGALLALDNEVDTSTGTVKVKAQFDDSGNALFPNQFVNARLKADTLSQIAVVPTRAIQHGSKGDFVFVVNGNKASLRTIKTGASTGDVTAVLDNGVKAGEQVITEGADKLDDGSSVKVVAQ is encoded by the coding sequence GTGGAGAAAAGCAGACGACGTACGTTCGCCTGGGTGGTTGGCGCGTTGTTGGTAATAGCGTTGTTGATTGGCCTGGGCCTGCACTTTTTTGGCGGCACCCACAAAGGTCGGCCACCGTCGCCCGGCGAGCCGGTTGCCGTGGTGCCGGTGGTTTTGCAGGATGTGCCGGTGTACATCGACGCCCTCGGCACCGTGACGCCCACCCGCAGCGTGACGGTGGTGACTCAGGTCAATGGCATCCTCAGCAGCGTGGAATTCAAGGAAGGCCAGCACGTCAGCAAAGGCCAGGTCATCGCCCGTATCGATGACCGCGCGCTCAAGGCGCAGTTGGCAGTCGCCAAAGGCACCCTGGCCCATGATCAAGCCGTATTGAGCAACGCTCAGCGTGACCTGGCGCGTTACCGCGACCTGGTCAAGGCCGGTTCCACCAGCCAGCAAACCCTCGACACCCAGGCCTCGCTGGTGCAGCAACAACAAGGCACCGTCGCCGCCGACCAAGGCAATGTGCAAAACCTCGAAGTGCAACTGAGCTACTGCACCATCACCTCGCCGGTGGATGGCGTGGTCGGCCTGCGCCTGGTCGACCCCGGCAACTACGTGACCACCGCCAGCACCACCGGCATCGTGGTGATCACCCAGATGAACCCCGCCACCGTGGTGTTCGCCGTGCCCGAAGATGACCTGGGGGCAATCAACCAGGCCATGTCCCATGGCAGCGTCACGGTGTTGGCCTACGACCGCAACAAGAAATCCCTGCTGGCCACCGGCGCGCTGCTGGCGCTGGACAACGAGGTGGACACCAGCACCGGCACGGTCAAGGTCAAGGCGCAGTTCGATGATTCGGGCAATGCGCTGTTTCCCAACCAGTTCGTCAATGCGCGGCTCAAGGCCGACACCTTGAGCCAGATTGCCGTGGTGCCGACCCGCGCGATCCAGCACGGCAGCAAGGGCGATTTCGTGTTTGTGGTCAACGGCAACAAGGCCAGCCTGCGCACCATCAAGACCGGCGCGTCGACCGGGGACGTTACCGCAGTGCTCGACAACGGGGTCAAGGCCGGTGAGCAGGTGATCACCGAAGGCGCCGACAAACTGGACGATGGCTCGTCGGTGAAGGTCGTCGCCCAGTGA
- the gcl gene encoding glyoxylate carboligase: protein MSKMRAIEAAVLVMRREGVDTAFGIPGAAINPLYSALQKVGGIDHVLARHVEGASHMAEGYTRTKAGNIGVCIGTSGPAGTDMVTGLYSASADSIPILCITGQAPRARMHKEDFQAVDITSIVKPVTKWATTVLEPGQVPYAFQKAFYEMRSGRPGPVLIDLPFDVQMAEIEFDIDAYQPLPLAKPLATRIQVEKALALLDQAERPLLVSGGGVINADASELLVEFAELTGIPVIPTLMGWGTIPDDHPQMVGMVGLQTSHRYGNATMLKSDVVLGIGNRWANRHTGSVEVYTEGRKFIHVDIEPTQIGRVFTPDLGIVSDAGSALTMFIEVAREWKAAGKLKDRSAWLNDCQQRKATLHRKTHFDNVPVKPQRVYEEMNQVFGKDTCYVSTIGLSQIAGAQFLHVYKPRHWINCGQAGPLGWTIPAALGVVKADPSRKVVALSGDYDFQFMIEELAVGAQFKLPYIHVVVNNSYLGLIRQAQRGFEMDYCVQLSFDNLNAPELNGYGVDHVAVAEGLGCKALRVFEPGQIAPALRRAEEMIEEFKVPVIVEIILERVTNISMGTEINAVNEFEDLALVGNDAPTAISLLD, encoded by the coding sequence ATGAGCAAAATGAGAGCAATCGAAGCCGCCGTCCTGGTGATGCGCCGTGAAGGTGTAGACACCGCCTTCGGCATCCCAGGCGCCGCCATCAACCCGCTGTATTCGGCCTTGCAGAAGGTCGGTGGCATCGATCACGTCCTTGCTCGCCACGTTGAAGGCGCCTCGCACATGGCCGAGGGCTACACCCGCACCAAGGCCGGCAATATCGGCGTGTGCATCGGCACGTCGGGCCCGGCGGGCACCGATATGGTCACCGGCCTGTACAGCGCCTCGGCCGACTCGATCCCGATCCTCTGCATCACCGGCCAGGCTCCACGTGCACGGATGCACAAGGAAGACTTCCAGGCCGTCGACATCACCAGCATAGTCAAGCCGGTGACCAAGTGGGCGACCACCGTGCTCGAACCCGGCCAAGTGCCGTACGCGTTCCAGAAAGCCTTCTACGAAATGCGCTCCGGCCGCCCCGGCCCAGTGCTGATCGACCTGCCGTTCGACGTGCAGATGGCCGAGATCGAGTTCGACATCGACGCCTACCAACCGCTGCCCCTGGCCAAGCCTTTGGCCACGCGCATTCAGGTCGAGAAAGCCCTGGCCCTGCTCGACCAAGCCGAACGCCCATTGCTGGTCAGTGGTGGCGGCGTGATCAACGCCGATGCCAGCGAACTGCTGGTTGAATTTGCCGAACTCACCGGCATTCCGGTGATCCCGACCCTGATGGGCTGGGGCACGATCCCGGACGATCACCCGCAGATGGTCGGCATGGTCGGCCTGCAAACCTCGCACCGTTATGGCAACGCGACGATGCTGAAATCGGACGTGGTGCTGGGCATCGGCAACCGCTGGGCCAACCGCCACACCGGTTCGGTGGAGGTGTACACCGAGGGGCGCAAATTCATTCACGTCGACATCGAACCGACGCAGATTGGCCGCGTGTTCACCCCGGACCTGGGCATCGTGTCCGACGCCGGTTCCGCACTGACAATGTTCATTGAAGTGGCCCGCGAGTGGAAAGCCGCCGGCAAGCTCAAGGACCGCAGCGCCTGGCTCAATGACTGCCAGCAGCGCAAGGCCACCCTGCACCGCAAGACTCACTTCGACAACGTGCCGGTCAAGCCGCAACGGGTGTACGAAGAGATGAACCAGGTGTTCGGCAAAGACACCTGCTACGTCAGCACCATCGGCCTGTCGCAGATTGCCGGCGCGCAGTTCCTGCATGTGTACAAGCCGCGCCACTGGATCAACTGCGGCCAGGCCGGCCCACTCGGCTGGACCATTCCAGCAGCACTCGGCGTGGTCAAGGCCGACCCGAGCCGCAAGGTCGTCGCGCTGTCGGGTGACTATGACTTCCAGTTCATGATCGAAGAGCTGGCCGTGGGCGCGCAGTTCAAGCTGCCCTACATCCACGTGGTGGTGAACAACTCCTACCTCGGTTTGATCCGCCAGGCCCAGCGCGGGTTCGAAATGGACTACTGCGTGCAGCTGTCTTTCGACAACCTCAACGCCCCGGAACTCAACGGCTATGGCGTCGACCACGTCGCGGTCGCCGAAGGCCTGGGTTGCAAGGCCTTGCGTGTGTTCGAGCCAGGCCAGATCGCCCCGGCGTTGCGCCGCGCCGAGGAAATGATCGAAGAATTCAAGGTGCCGGTGATTGTTGAGATTATTCTGGAGCGCGTGACCAATATTTCCATGGGCACCGAGATCAACGCCGTCAACGAATTCGAAGATCTGGCACTGGTCGGCAACGATGCGCCGACTGCCATTTCCCTGCTCGATTAA
- the hyi gene encoding hydroxypyruvate isomerase, with translation MPRFAANLSMLFTEQDFLTRFKAAADAGFQGVEYLFPYEFSSADIKAQLDANGLTQVLFNLPAGDWAKGERGLACHPDRVEEFRAGVKLAIAYAEVLGNTQVNCLAGIRPQGVDDETVEKTFVANLKYAADKLQAAGIKLVMEMINTRDIPGFYLNNTAQALSIREQVGSANLFLQYDIYHMQIMEGDLARTMAAHLGEINHIQLADNPGRNEPGTGEINYRFLFEHLDRIGYAGWVGCEYKPLTTTEAGLGWLKSHNAI, from the coding sequence ATGCCGCGCTTTGCTGCCAACCTGTCCATGCTGTTTACCGAGCAGGACTTTCTCACCCGTTTCAAAGCGGCCGCCGATGCGGGCTTCCAGGGTGTGGAATATCTGTTCCCGTACGAGTTCAGCTCCGCCGACATCAAGGCGCAGCTGGACGCCAACGGCCTGACTCAAGTGCTGTTCAACCTGCCGGCCGGTGACTGGGCCAAGGGTGAACGCGGCCTGGCCTGCCACCCGGACCGCGTCGAGGAGTTCCGCGCCGGAGTCAAGCTGGCCATCGCCTACGCCGAGGTTCTGGGCAATACCCAGGTCAACTGCCTGGCGGGCATCCGGCCGCAGGGCGTTGACGACGAAACCGTGGAAAAAACCTTTGTCGCCAACCTCAAGTACGCCGCCGACAAGCTGCAAGCCGCGGGCATCAAGCTGGTCATGGAAATGATCAACACCCGTGACATTCCAGGCTTCTACCTGAACAACACGGCGCAAGCCCTGTCGATTCGCGAGCAGGTGGGCAGCGCCAACCTGTTCCTGCAATACGACATCTACCACATGCAAATCATGGAAGGTGACCTGGCCCGGACCATGGCGGCGCACCTGGGTGAGATCAATCACATCCAGCTGGCCGATAACCCGGGGCGTAACGAGCCGGGGACCGGGGAGATCAACTATCGCTTCCTGTTCGAGCATTTGGACCGCATTGGTTATGCAGGTTGGGTCGGCTGTGAGTACAAGCCGTTGACCACGACCGAGGCGGGATTGGGTTGGCTCAAGAGCCACAACGCTATCTAG
- a CDS encoding REP-associated tyrosine transposase — protein sequence MPDLATSHRLRIGRFSEPNRTYLITTNTHERVPLFSDFHLGRLVVWQFRLAQYQGLANSLAWVVMPDHFHWLIELQKGSLGDLMCQVKSKSTRTVNGATGRKGRLWQTSFHDRALRKEDDLVKMARYVVANPLRAGLVKRIGDYPLWDAVWV from the coding sequence ATGCCTGATCTAGCCACTTCACACCGCCTGCGTATCGGGCGGTTCAGCGAACCAAACCGCACCTACCTGATCACCACCAACACCCACGAACGTGTCCCCCTATTCAGTGACTTTCATCTGGGTCGCCTGGTGGTCTGGCAATTCAGACTCGCCCAGTACCAAGGGCTGGCTAACTCCCTGGCCTGGGTGGTCATGCCAGACCATTTCCATTGGCTGATCGAACTGCAAAAAGGATCGCTGGGGGATTTGATGTGCCAGGTGAAATCCAAAAGTACACGGACGGTGAATGGCGCGACTGGACGCAAGGGGCGTCTTTGGCAAACCAGTTTTCATGACCGAGCACTGCGCAAGGAAGATGACTTGGTAAAAATGGCCAGGTATGTGGTGGCCAATCCCTTGAGGGCCGGTTTGGTGAAGCGGATTGGCGACTATCCGTTGTGGGATGCGGTTTGGGTTTAG